The following coding sequences are from one Leptospira mayottensis 200901116 window:
- a CDS encoding AAA family ATPase — MKLSTETYLLSPALEEAILLAEVTSRPLLLKGEPGTGKSLLAEYLADQRKLFLYTWHIKSITQAKEGLYFYDAVSRLNDSRFSEDSEKVKNIENYIRLGALGEAFSLDKKSIVLIDEIDKADIEFPNDLLLELDRMEFFIPEISKRIQAKHRPLTIITSNNEKELPAAFLRRCIFHYIEFPDPEFMKKIILSHYPGVGHTLLIKALEMFYLIRRMDDLKKKPGTSELLDWIQILVHQGAVLKDEVRIPFLGALIKNEEDLRLFRN, encoded by the coding sequence ATGAAACTATCCACTGAAACCTATCTATTATCTCCCGCATTGGAAGAAGCGATCCTTCTCGCCGAAGTAACCTCTCGTCCTTTACTTTTAAAGGGAGAGCCCGGAACCGGCAAATCTCTTTTAGCCGAATATCTCGCGGATCAAAGAAAACTTTTTTTATATACCTGGCATATCAAATCTATCACCCAGGCGAAAGAGGGTTTGTATTTTTATGACGCGGTTTCTCGATTGAATGATTCTCGTTTTTCAGAGGACTCCGAAAAAGTAAAGAATATAGAAAATTATATTCGACTTGGTGCGCTTGGAGAAGCGTTTAGTCTGGATAAAAAATCGATCGTTCTCATCGACGAAATAGATAAGGCCGATATTGAATTTCCGAACGATCTACTTTTAGAGCTGGATCGAATGGAATTTTTCATTCCCGAAATTTCGAAACGTATTCAAGCAAAACATCGCCCTTTGACTATTATCACTTCAAATAACGAAAAGGAACTACCTGCGGCTTTTTTAAGAAGATGTATTTTTCATTATATAGAATTTCCGGATCCAGAATTTATGAAAAAGATCATTCTTTCTCATTATCCGGGGGTAGGCCATACGTTGCTCATCAAAGCTCTTGAGATGTTTTACCTCATTCGGAGAATGGACGATTTGAAAAAGAAACCGGGGACAAGTGAACTTTTGGATTGGATTCAGATTTTAGTACACCAAGGAGCGGTATTAAAAGACGAGGTTCGAATTCCGTTTCTCGGCGCGCTTATAAAAAACGAAGAGGATCTGAGGTTATTCAGAAATTAA
- the pbpC gene encoding penicillin-binding protein 1C — protein MYKKNISVFLFIGIFFYSNVISSEEIPSYREIRDSYRPSDGTILDLHGRFLQTIRFNVRERKLSWTEEGEIPETLLLALFMQEDKRFFEHSGVDPLAILGAMKDRVLGNSKRGASTLSMQLAGIFLGTKPGRRNIFDKWEQMRFAQKIEQTWSKNEILMGYLNLIQFRGEHKGLRAASRGLFQKEPSALSDAESVLLVAMLPFPGASSSALVKRSCVLAKKIQREELCDFFESVVDRMTTKINSLPAIEGIAFHAAQKIFRENPEFLSRDGKVKTTLDFDLQWKVTELAKNIIDGLKKQNVAEAGILVLDNLSGAILVYVGNLPDSSSFYVDSIPSKRQAGSTLKPFLYGLAFEKEVLKPNSILEDIPAEWNAVSGIYKPSNYSDTYHGNVQAKYALASSLNIPAVHVLDLVSVPSFVQRLKDLGLSGLKRADFYGSSLALGSADVTLFELTNAYRTLANGGMGSKPTFFPYEAKQTLEENFREGNLWNRIYTKQATETLDEILSNREYRFLSFGLNNHLSTRFFTAVKTGTSQDMRDNWCVGYSKNYTVGVWVGNLDGSPMWDVSGVTGAAPIWNAVMNLLQEREKQPSTSFEAFRDSHVRQLVESSSIPKILIPGNETIYALDPDIPEGRQKLYFSASAFMSGFRWVLDGKRIQEAKQKDVFWKPERGFHILSLQDKDGKIIDSVVFEVR, from the coding sequence ATGTATAAGAAGAATATATCGGTATTTTTGTTTATTGGTATATTCTTTTATTCAAATGTAATTTCTTCCGAAGAAATTCCCTCCTACAGGGAAATTCGAGACTCGTACCGTCCTTCCGACGGGACAATTTTGGATCTTCACGGAAGATTTTTGCAGACGATCCGGTTTAACGTTCGGGAAAGAAAATTATCCTGGACAGAAGAGGGAGAAATTCCGGAAACCTTATTGCTAGCCTTATTTATGCAGGAGGACAAACGGTTCTTTGAACATTCTGGAGTGGATCCACTTGCGATTTTAGGTGCAATGAAGGATAGAGTCTTAGGAAATTCAAAGAGAGGGGCGAGTACACTTTCCATGCAACTCGCTGGAATTTTTCTCGGTACCAAACCGGGGCGTAGAAACATTTTCGATAAATGGGAACAGATGAGATTCGCTCAAAAGATAGAACAGACCTGGAGCAAGAACGAAATTCTCATGGGCTATCTCAATCTAATTCAGTTTCGAGGAGAGCACAAGGGACTCAGAGCGGCGAGCCGAGGGCTTTTTCAAAAGGAGCCTTCTGCTTTGAGTGACGCAGAGTCTGTTCTCCTTGTTGCGATGCTTCCGTTTCCGGGAGCAAGTTCTTCCGCTTTAGTCAAACGAAGTTGTGTCCTTGCAAAAAAAATTCAAAGGGAGGAACTTTGTGATTTTTTTGAAAGTGTGGTCGATCGGATGACCACAAAGATAAACAGTTTGCCTGCCATTGAAGGAATTGCGTTTCATGCGGCTCAAAAAATTTTTAGAGAGAATCCGGAATTTCTTTCCAGAGACGGGAAAGTCAAAACGACCTTGGACTTTGATCTTCAATGGAAGGTTACCGAACTTGCAAAAAACATTATAGACGGGTTGAAAAAACAAAACGTAGCTGAAGCCGGAATTCTAGTCTTAGACAACTTATCCGGTGCCATTTTGGTTTACGTCGGAAATCTTCCAGATAGTTCTTCTTTTTATGTGGACTCTATTCCGTCCAAAAGACAGGCAGGTTCCACGTTGAAGCCGTTTTTATACGGACTTGCATTTGAAAAGGAAGTGTTAAAGCCGAATTCCATTTTGGAAGATATTCCTGCTGAATGGAACGCGGTTTCCGGAATTTACAAACCATCGAATTACAGCGACACGTATCATGGAAACGTGCAGGCGAAATATGCGCTTGCCTCTTCCTTGAATATTCCTGCGGTCCACGTTTTAGATCTTGTAAGTGTTCCTAGTTTTGTTCAGAGATTGAAGGACCTTGGTTTGAGCGGATTGAAGCGGGCGGATTTTTATGGATCTTCACTGGCTCTTGGAAGCGCGGACGTTACACTTTTTGAATTGACCAACGCTTATAGAACTCTTGCAAACGGAGGGATGGGTTCTAAGCCTACCTTTTTTCCATACGAAGCAAAACAAACACTTGAGGAAAATTTCCGAGAAGGAAATCTTTGGAATAGAATTTATACGAAACAAGCTACTGAAACGTTAGACGAAATTTTATCCAATCGGGAATACCGTTTTCTTTCCTTCGGTCTCAACAATCATCTTAGCACTCGGTTTTTTACGGCGGTAAAAACGGGAACTTCCCAGGACATGAGAGACAATTGGTGTGTGGGGTATTCGAAAAATTATACGGTTGGTGTTTGGGTCGGCAATTTGGATGGAAGCCCTATGTGGGACGTGAGTGGAGTTACGGGGGCGGCTCCGATTTGGAATGCGGTGATGAATCTACTTCAGGAAAGAGAAAAACAACCGAGTACATCCTTTGAGGCCTTTCGTGATTCGCACGTACGTCAGCTTGTGGAATCATCTTCTATTCCTAAGATTTTGATTCCTGGAAACGAAACAATTTACGCGTTGGATCCAGATATCCCTGAAGGAAGACAGAAACTCTATTTTTCTGCGTCTGCGTTTATGTCCGGATTTCGATGGGTCTTGGATGGGAAAAGAATTCAGGAAGCCAAACAAAAGGATGTATTTTGGAAACCCGAGCGCGGATTTCATATTCTTTCCTTGCAAGATAAGGATGGAAAGATCATTGATAGTGTCGTTTTCGAAGTTAGATAG